A part of Gemmatimonas groenlandica genomic DNA contains:
- a CDS encoding response regulator: MIAPTFSWAPVTAVSPSAARDRRTDDRRCRVLIVDDNPDDRASLRQMLLLGSERQFIFTEAELGNSALQMMRNAPGEDVGPCPFDCVLLDFNLPDMNAVEVLTALCGSDNLPPCPVVVITGWGGVSRGEGARLLGAGAQDYIGKSWTTADSLNRSLDNSIERFELLKRRNLAQQELRESEERYRNLFDSLNECLFVVEKLDVALGEPVDFRYVSFNPAFLAQSEIRGEIGLTMRQLLPDDFEEWFSTCDRVCSSGVPVRFEHDVPNTERVLELYAFRLGGAESHRVAVIFWDITTRKQSELKVLAQADALAQADRRKDEFLAMLGHELRNPLAPLRSAVELLKLQYHDESQHPKALQIVERQVGQLTRLVEDLLDVSRVTTGIFQLRLDTCTIRQIVENAVTTTHALALERGQSLTVAIPTKELHLKADAARLEQVVVNLLNNAVKYTDAGGGIWLTVEEDGDVVVLRVRDTGIGIAPELLPRIFDLFSQAEQSLDRSEGGLGVGLSLVRRLVELHEGSIEVSSTLGYGSEFVVRLPLSAAPVERAPTQSPAKVAPVSVKRRVRILLVDDNVDAAESLGMLLTATGHDVRLAHDGQAALAVALAHPPQVVLLDIGLPLLDGYEVARRLRLQDGLSNVVIVATTGYGHARDRELSTSAGFDRHLLKPVNLAAVQNILSELIA; encoded by the coding sequence ATGATCGCACCGACCTTCTCGTGGGCCCCAGTGACCGCCGTTTCGCCGAGCGCTGCGCGCGACCGACGAACCGACGACCGTCGATGCCGAGTGTTGATCGTCGACGATAACCCGGACGATCGCGCCAGTCTTCGACAGATGTTGTTACTCGGGTCGGAACGTCAGTTCATCTTCACCGAAGCCGAACTCGGGAACTCGGCGTTGCAGATGATGCGAAACGCGCCGGGTGAGGACGTTGGTCCGTGTCCGTTCGATTGCGTGCTCCTTGATTTTAACCTGCCCGACATGAACGCGGTGGAGGTATTGACGGCGCTGTGCGGCAGCGACAATCTGCCCCCCTGTCCAGTCGTAGTGATCACTGGATGGGGTGGTGTCAGCCGTGGAGAGGGTGCACGATTGCTTGGCGCCGGTGCGCAAGACTATATCGGCAAGAGCTGGACGACTGCCGACAGCCTGAATCGATCGCTGGATAATTCCATCGAACGGTTCGAGCTGTTGAAGCGACGGAATCTCGCCCAGCAGGAACTGCGCGAATCCGAGGAGCGGTATCGCAACTTGTTCGACTCGCTCAACGAGTGCCTGTTCGTCGTCGAGAAGCTTGACGTTGCGTTGGGCGAACCCGTCGATTTCCGCTATGTCAGCTTCAATCCGGCCTTTCTCGCGCAATCCGAAATTCGCGGCGAGATCGGACTGACCATGCGACAGCTCTTGCCGGATGACTTCGAGGAGTGGTTCTCGACGTGTGACCGCGTGTGTAGCAGCGGCGTGCCGGTGCGGTTCGAGCACGATGTCCCGAACACGGAGCGCGTGCTCGAGTTGTACGCATTCCGTCTGGGCGGGGCAGAGAGTCATCGTGTCGCCGTCATTTTCTGGGATATCACGACGCGAAAACAGTCTGAGTTGAAGGTGTTGGCGCAGGCTGATGCACTGGCCCAGGCCGATCGTCGCAAAGATGAATTTCTGGCGATGCTCGGCCACGAGCTTCGCAATCCATTGGCTCCACTGCGCAGCGCGGTCGAGCTCTTGAAATTGCAATACCACGACGAGTCGCAACATCCGAAGGCGCTACAAATCGTGGAGCGTCAAGTCGGTCAGCTGACTCGTCTGGTCGAAGATCTGCTGGATGTTTCGCGCGTCACGACTGGTATCTTTCAGTTGCGCTTGGACACGTGCACCATCAGGCAGATCGTCGAGAATGCCGTGACCACGACCCACGCGCTCGCGCTGGAACGCGGGCAGTCGCTCACGGTTGCCATACCGACCAAAGAGTTGCATTTGAAGGCCGATGCGGCGCGGTTGGAACAGGTCGTCGTCAACCTGTTGAACAATGCCGTCAAGTACACCGACGCGGGCGGCGGCATCTGGTTGACGGTCGAGGAAGATGGCGATGTGGTGGTGTTGCGAGTGCGCGACACGGGAATCGGTATCGCACCCGAACTCTTGCCTCGCATCTTCGACTTGTTCAGCCAGGCTGAACAATCACTCGATCGGTCGGAAGGCGGCTTGGGCGTCGGCTTGAGCCTCGTGCGACGACTGGTCGAGCTGCATGAGGGCAGTATCGAGGTTTCAAGCACGTTGGGATACGGTAGTGAGTTTGTCGTTCGGCTACCGTTGAGCGCCGCGCCTGTTGAGCGCGCACCGACGCAATCACCTGCCAAGGTCGCACCCGTCAGTGTTAAACGACGTGTTCGAATTCTTCTGGTAGATGACAACGTGGACGCGGCGGAGAGCCTCGGAATGCTGCTTACGGCGACGGGGCATGACGTCCGGTTGGCGCACGACGGTCAGGCGGCACTCGCCGTAGCTCTCGCCCATCCACCTCAGGTCGTCCTGCTGGACATCGGGCTGCCCCTGCTGGACGGATACGAGGTCGCGAGGCGATTGCGGCTACAGGACGGTCTCTCGAACGTCGTGATCGTGGCCACGACGGGATATGGTCACGCGCGCGATCGCGAACTGTCCACGAGCGCAGGGTTCGACCGTCATCTGCTGAAACCGGTGAATCTCGCGGCGGTGCAGAACATCCTTTCGGAGTTGATCGCCTAA
- a CDS encoding winged helix-turn-helix transcriptional regulator translates to MGITRRSTTNCPIERAVHVVGGRWKSMILYGLLDGPARYSVLRQRMAGCAERVLVRQLRELEADGVIERRLLDASGNHVEYRLTALGEALHDMFDGMRRWGETLLARDAQRAKRISA, encoded by the coding sequence ATGGGAATCACCCGTCGCAGCACCACGAATTGTCCCATCGAGCGCGCCGTGCACGTGGTCGGCGGGCGCTGGAAGTCGATGATCCTCTATGGGCTGCTCGATGGCCCGGCACGGTACAGCGTGCTGCGACAACGAATGGCGGGCTGCGCTGAACGCGTGCTCGTGCGCCAGTTGCGCGAGCTGGAAGCGGACGGCGTCATCGAGCGACGGCTGCTCGACGCGAGCGGCAATCACGTGGAGTACCGCCTGACGGCGCTCGGCGAGGCACTCCACGACATGTTCGATGGCATGCGTCGCTGGGGCGAGACACTACTCGCCCGAGATGCGCAACGCGCGAAGAGGATCTCGGCGTAG
- a CDS encoding class I SAM-dependent methyltransferase codes for MFFRVGGGALVLSLIFAYVPFHGSAWIVVTARAVSAIAACYGIGMAAYMTYGSRIGKVRTRDRLLRVIPWTGSERVLDVGCGRGLMAVGAALQVPNGEVIGIDLWSAADQADNTPDAARENTRRAGVVDRVRIDTGDVRALPYEVNSFDVVLSHWVVHNLATATDRAQALREMLRVLRPDGWLILADISHQTEYIAQLHTAGITHLREERGGLESTVIGFFSGNTFRPQAIIARKPVTRF; via the coding sequence ATGTTTTTCCGCGTCGGCGGCGGCGCCCTCGTTCTCAGTCTAATCTTTGCGTACGTCCCGTTTCACGGATCGGCATGGATCGTCGTGACGGCCCGTGCCGTCAGCGCAATCGCCGCGTGCTATGGGATCGGCATGGCCGCGTACATGACCTATGGTAGCCGCATCGGCAAAGTGCGCACGCGCGATCGTCTCCTGCGCGTCATTCCGTGGACTGGCAGCGAGCGCGTGTTGGATGTCGGGTGCGGCCGGGGCCTCATGGCGGTCGGCGCGGCGCTGCAGGTGCCTAACGGCGAGGTGATCGGTATCGATCTGTGGAGCGCGGCGGACCAGGCCGACAACACCCCCGACGCCGCGCGAGAGAACACCCGTCGGGCGGGAGTTGTCGACCGCGTACGGATCGATACGGGAGATGTGCGCGCACTCCCCTATGAGGTGAACAGCTTCGATGTCGTGCTCTCACACTGGGTTGTGCACAACTTGGCCACGGCAACGGATCGTGCACAGGCGCTGCGTGAGATGCTGCGCGTGCTCCGACCCGATGGCTGGCTCATCCTCGCTGACATTAGTCACCAGACCGAATACATCGCCCAGCTGCACACCGCCGGAATCACGCACCTCCGCGAGGAGCGCGGGGGGCTCGAATCCACCGTGATCGGATTCTTCAGTGGGAACACGTTTCGCCCGCAGGCGATCATCGCACGAAAACCTGTCACCCGCTTTTGA